cctctcaatCGGTGTATCTTTTCACCGGTTTGAAACTTTGAGAGCAAGAGATGTTGAGTTCGTGGTGATCAAGCTTTGGGTTCTTCGACCTCCGGCCGGCAATTTGTGGGCTGGAATCGGCATGTCTCCCACCTTGTCTTCTCAAATCCGGCGTCAAGTGATTGTTGACGAGGTAATATTGGTGGGTTGGAGTTTGGGTTTGATGggttaggggtttttttttcctgttttttacttttcttttttcttctgcCAATTAGTCCGGCTTTACCAGATGGTTCTTCTAGTGTGGGTTTGTATCGGTCTGGTTTCTCCAGATCCGatgggtgttggtggtgggaGAATAAGTCTCCATGGTTTGGTTGGTGGAGTGGGTTTGGTGCGTGGCAGTATGTTGGGTTTCTCGGAGGTGGTACACTGTAGCCGTGGTTGCATTGTTTGACGGTTCACCGGCGGGTACTTGTTTCACTGCCGTGAAGCCGTCCAGATTTCATTTGTGCTTTATCGAGTTTGAGTTGGAGGACCGTTAGGGTTTCTCTATTATGCGGATTTAGATTGGTACTCATCTAACAATTTCGTCGATCTTAGCAGGGAGTGCTTGTGTTGAAGACTTAGtagttttggtttatttttgtattttttaataaaatctgTATTTCCTTCGGGCTTTGAtatgaaatgaattgaatgtgttaaaaaaaagaaggatgggATTAAATTGGGAGAAAACATATGGGGTCCACCTCGCAAGGGGTAGTCCCATAATCCCACTGTTAAAACAAACGAGAAAAAAAGGATGGGATTAAATTGGGAGAAAACATATGGGGTCTACCTTGCAAGGGGTAGTCCCATGATCCCACTGTTAAAACAAACGAGGAGGTGGGATTATGTTATGGTTGAGACCATATGCATATAATAAAACCAACCCAAGTCACCCCTCCTCTAggttgagaaaattttcaacacCATGTAAGAGAggcgttacaaataaccgttgcgTTGGAAATTTTATCATGTTGCATTTTGGGTAACAAATCATGCAGTCCATCATTcatgagcattttttttttttttgtccatatcAACAACCATAATTTCCAATCAAAAGTTTCTTACTAATTTTCATACCGTACAAAAATGCCTAAACGGGATCTCCAATTAAGAAGCACTTCCTATTAAGGTCTACATTATTGTCTTGTTTATCCTGCTTTAATTAATTCCATATTAGTAACTAATAGGCGCCCGtagatctttcaaaaaaaaataaaaataggcgCCCGTATCTCTCGCATATAATTACCATAATCTAtaattatttcatttttaatttattaaaatattttctcttcACAAAAGTGTTTTCTTTGGGTTGCCTTAACTCAGCGATAAATATAAGAATATATCTCTTCCACGCCTATACCtataaaactctctctctctctctcactctctctctgcAACTTGCAACAACAGAAAAAGAAATGCTTCCACATCAAAACTTCTCCTACGGGCTTCAGTCCATTTGGAATGAAGAAAGTCTGGTTCAAAAACAAGACTCGACGAAGAGGATGGGAATGGACAGAGattcaatttcaagggcccaaAAGCAGAAAtcagaagcagcagcagcaaagaAGCACGCCAAAGCAGAGCAGCTGCGAAGGAAGCGAATCAACACCCATATCCATACACTCAAAAAACTCCTCCTGCCAAACGTGACCTCCAaagtaactctctctctctctctctctctctctctctctctcgtatgcGCGCACGTACACACACATTATTTGCCACGGCTGGGAAAATTTAAACTTTAGTATAAATatacattttaaattttgtccTTCAATATATAAATTACAATTCTCACAACATATTAAAAGTCTGAAAGACAAACTTTGGAGTGATTTTATATAATATCAAAACAGAGTGTAAAATTGTTTCTCTATCTTTATTGCCAacttttttgcattttgcttGCACccaaagaatatatatatacagtcattttcaaatgaggaggtccttattttactataatataaaataagaacctctgcatttttctcattttccgttcgaatttcgatgatttgagctgctcaatgtgttcagaacgtgattttaagaatacccgcaaggaatcagcaaaaaaaatgaccgggaagggcttccttcgagcagtttttatttgaaccgttcgataaaaacaaacaaaaactgctcggatgaagtctttctggtcttttttttgctgatttctagcgggtacccttaaaatcacgttctgaacacattgagcggcttagatcatcgaaattctatcgggaaagagaggtccttattttattaagttaagatggtccttaggagaaggggactctgTATATAACGGTTATTTCAGGTCGTTCCCATGTttattactatatatataaacggtTATTTCAGGTCGTTCCCATGTTTATTACTATTGTGTTTGACTTCAAATGGTGTTTGAATAACAAAATTGATGCATGCATGTATTTGTAAATAAGTGAAAGGTAAAAGTCATTAATCTAATTTGTCCAATCTCAACAAACCTATTACTtataaaattgtttatatcttatATTCCGTAATATATAATGTatcataaaattttgtttaatagaccTAATAGATCGAGATCTAtgaaataagattcatatttataaattaaaaaatctaGATAGGTTTTTTAGAGATCCGAAATATTGAAAGCAGtaatgctacccacacagattttgtgcacagattttttgtggggcccactacgggttccacacaaataatccgagccgttcattaaatgtaaaacattttttcaagggctcccgcaaaaaatcagctcaatccgatactcatagatgcttgattcaatcatttaacttttcattcgaatctcaggataatgaaaagttaaatgattgaatcaaacacttatagatatcagattgagctgattttttgcgggggccgttgaaaaaatgttttacatttaatgaacggctcggattatttgtgtgggaccggTAGTAGGTCcaacaaaaaatctgtgcacaaaatctgtgtgaACAGCATTACTGTATTGAAAGTAAGCAAATGAATAGGAGTGGGGGTATAAATATTCAATCGGATATTCTAACGTGCGCTTAGCGGCGCTGAATATTCCCGGCGGACAAAAGTTTCCGTGTCAAAGTATTGTCCTTTCCTTTTGACACAGTGGGACAAAAAACCATGAATACACGTTTTGTACATTTTTGGAATTACACTTTTAATCCATCTCTTATTTTACATTTCTCATTACCCTATGTCCCTATTTCTCCTTCTTTCCTCTTTTGACCGTGAAAAACTATAACTAAATGGGGATGATTAGAGTGCCGGTAGCGATCAAATTGGTATTTTCTTGTTCTTATTATACCGCTTCAAATATCAACTAATTCCGATACTAATTCTACTTTTCAGTAGCGGGAGTTTCAATTATGTTCAAAACAACTTTTTAGGACACTGGGGAATGGGAATGTTCTCACTAATCAAACATGTGAACGATAGCTTTTTGACTCtgtccttgttcaaaaaaaaattgcatttgttaattttgtgctaAACTTTTATTTGTTATagattcgtctcaatgagaggaatcaaaaaagtaaaaaattacgacatTTACACAAGCATTTTATGAAATATCCAAGAGAAATTCTttttctcatcgagacgaaccCATATAATACATAAAAacttgatgaaaaactaacgaacgtgaattttttttgaataaagacaatatcaaaaacttaTGGTCCATAATTTGTTGCTTAGTAGAAACGCCCCCTAAAAAGTGCTAACTAGAAATGTAAACTCGTCACTTTTGCTCATTACTTTTCGTCTGCATGGGACAATCTTTTTAGGACTCTAAAAATTGCTAATTAGAAACAAAAGTACGAGATGGTGGAATCACAAGGTTGGGTTCTTggaaacttaatttattttttgttttgtgtgtgttattcgtcttttctgtttttgtttttgttttgcaagatattttttggattaattatctgTCTTGACAAGAGCAATcttaaaagtacaaaattatgaacaaaagcaaaaaaaaaatcactaaagacaaaaaaagtatgaaactgtcttatttgtttaaagtgccatcttatttggattttttcaacattcgtccatatttttatatttttcgattcgtctcgttGAGGCAAACGACTAATGCAAAAAAATAGGACGAAATGCTAAATAAACGTTAcgaatagtaaaaaaaatacataaataagtttcagacttaTTAGTTTACAAGAACGCAACCATAATATAAGATGAATAAGTTGGGTAAACTCCACGTTAGGATTGTGAAGATAGCAAAAACTATTTCCTGGAAAAATGCGAAGTTCATGCAGTTCTTCTAAAGGGTGAAAAGGAGAAGGCATTATGGACAGGGGTAAATTATGTAATAGCAAGAAAACTGAAGGGGTTATTGGCGTTTTTCCCATAAATTTTCAGTACCACCTGACACACTTAGTAGACATTTCCTATAAAGATGGTTGGAATTGACATTTACATTGTCCCttgacatttaaattgggacaaaTTCTACTTGATTGCAATATATtcataatttattaattttatccGGCGCATTATGGCGCCCATTAGAAAAACCCGATATTCAAATCCCGGATAAAGACAAATTTATTCCGGTTTTTTAAGACTTCTAGACACTCGACCTTTGTTTGGGATGTTTCAATAGTCAaccctttttttcattttttttatccttcaaTAGTCAGCCTTTTGTCCTGGTATTTTGTTGGAGTAGTTGTGATTCCTTTTCCCGCTTTTGATGTCACCTAACGGAAGGGGTGATGTATGTATGAATTAAACTGTGTAAAAtaggacgaagggagtaactCTTTTTGATTATTCTGGTTTGGTAAAGtgagagaaaaattaaaaatcatagtAGTACATTAAAGACAAAATAGAATTCAGGCCTTTGGTAACTGTGTAATTTTAGATGATTCTGAAGGGGCTGTGTATTGTCAATATTTGCAGAAGGTGAAGGCGTCCATACTGACGGAGACGATCTGTCAACTGAAGGAATTACATAAGAGGGCGGCTGACGTTGCGCTGCAACAGTACGGACACGCCGACGTGTCGGGATGTTTCACGTTTCCCGACGGGAGCGATGAGGCGACTGTGAGTCGCTGCGAAGGAGGCGAGGGCAAAACGGTAAAAGCAACGGTCTGCTGCGAGGACAGGCCAGGTCTGAACCGGGACCTGACGGAGGCATTCCGGTCCGTTGGAGGGAAGCCGGTTGGGGCGGAGATGGCGACGATCGGTGGCCGTACGAAGGCTGTGGTAGTGGTGCAGTGGGCTGAGGGCGgtggagaggaggaggagattgGGTTGTTGACGAGGGATTTGAAGGCGTTGGTGGAGAGCGGGCCTTTGGGCTTTTATCGTTTGGGCCAGATAGGGAGAGTTAATGGCCGTACTGGATTGGGCCTTGAGATGTCGAGGAATAACCGGGCTTGGATGTATGGTTCGTTTGGGCGTACTGTTTGATTGGTTGAAAAGGAAATAGAGA
The sequence above is drawn from the Rhododendron vialii isolate Sample 1 chromosome 6a, ASM3025357v1 genome and encodes:
- the LOC131331377 gene encoding putative transcription factor bHLH107, whose protein sequence is MLPHQNFSYGLQSIWNEESLVQKQDSTKRMGMDRDSISRAQKQKSEAAAAKKHAKAEQLRRKRINTHIHTLKKLLLPNVTSKKVKASILTETICQLKELHKRAADVALQQYGHADVSGCFTFPDGSDEATVSRCEGGEGKTVKATVCCEDRPGLNRDLTEAFRSVGGKPVGAEMATIGGRTKAVVVVQWAEGGGEEEEIGLLTRDLKALVESGPLGFYRLGQIGRVNGRTGLGLEMSRNNRAWMYGSFGRTV